One window of Streptomyces sp. NBC_00273 genomic DNA carries:
- a CDS encoding Crp/Fnr family transcriptional regulator, with protein sequence MRTTPPTKIAGALPAEHRSRLMDIAREVNFPESARLFNEGGRADRFWIVRTGIVALDVHVPGRQPAVIERLGPGELVGCSWMLQPSAWRLGAVATTPVRTYEFDAAAVRTMMDTDPAFGSAMGHWVAQVLAHRLHAARIRLLDLYAPHGSGSYPWRPVSRT encoded by the coding sequence ATGAGGACCACTCCCCCTACAAAGATCGCCGGCGCGCTGCCGGCTGAGCACCGTTCCCGGCTGATGGACATCGCACGGGAGGTCAACTTCCCCGAGAGCGCGCGCCTCTTCAACGAGGGCGGCCGGGCGGACAGGTTCTGGATCGTCCGAACCGGCATCGTCGCCCTGGACGTGCATGTGCCCGGCAGACAGCCGGCAGTGATCGAAAGGCTCGGACCGGGCGAACTCGTAGGGTGCTCGTGGATGCTGCAGCCCAGTGCCTGGAGACTGGGCGCGGTGGCCACGACGCCGGTGCGCACGTACGAATTCGACGCCGCCGCGGTGCGCACGATGATGGATACCGACCCTGCTTTCGGCTCCGCGATGGGCCACTGGGTCGCGCAGGTGCTCGCGCACCGGCTGCACGCCGCCCGTATCCGGCTGCTCGATCTCTATGCCCCGCACGGCAGTGGCAGCTATCCCTGGCGGCCGGTGTCCCGCACCTGA
- a CDS encoding response regulator transcription factor, whose protein sequence is MSDASAPSVSSGAPIRVFLLDDHEVVRRGLYDLLDAEPDIDVIGEASTAEQALTRGPALRPDVAVLDVRLPDGDGITVCRELRSRMPDLACLMLTSFDDEDALLDAIMAGAAGYVLKQIKGSDLVSAVRTVATGQSMLDPATTARLMHSLRDPETVKAPDDDRLAALSERERSVLELIGEGLTNAQIAKRLYLSEKTVKNHISRLLGKLGVERRVQAAVIAAQVHEHGRGHETEHGMGRS, encoded by the coding sequence ATGTCCGACGCATCAGCACCCTCTGTCTCGTCCGGGGCGCCCATCAGGGTCTTCCTCCTGGACGACCACGAGGTAGTACGCCGCGGCCTGTACGACCTGCTGGACGCGGAGCCCGACATCGACGTCATCGGCGAGGCATCGACCGCCGAGCAGGCATTGACCCGCGGGCCGGCGCTGCGCCCGGACGTCGCCGTGCTCGACGTCCGGCTGCCCGACGGCGACGGGATCACCGTGTGCCGCGAGTTGCGCTCGCGGATGCCGGATCTCGCCTGCTTGATGCTGACCTCGTTCGATGACGAGGACGCGCTGCTCGACGCGATCATGGCCGGAGCGGCCGGCTACGTCCTCAAGCAGATCAAGGGGTCGGACCTGGTTTCGGCCGTACGGACCGTGGCGACCGGACAGTCCATGCTGGACCCTGCGACGACCGCTCGGCTGATGCACTCGCTGAGGGACCCGGAGACCGTCAAGGCTCCGGACGACGATCGGCTGGCGGCTCTCTCCGAGCGGGAGCGTTCCGTGCTCGAACTGATCGGCGAGGGCCTCACGAACGCGCAGATCGCCAAGCGGCTGTACCTGTCCGAGAAGACGGTCAAGAACCACATCTCGCGGCTGCTGGGCAAGCTGGGGGTGGAGCGCCGGGTGCAGGCCGCCGTCATCGCCGCGCAGGTCCACGAACACGGGCGCGGGCACGAGACGGAGCACGGCATGGGCCGGAGCTGA
- a CDS encoding pyridoxamine 5'-phosphate oxidase family protein yields MRSTEQLDRSEALRLLGTVPLGRIVFTHQALPAIRPMNHVVEGENVVVRLDEGASRASLVAMPGTPDIVLAYEADSIDPDTHLGWSVVVIGYAELVENRNDAERLEALLDPWTNQPMAGVLRIRAELVTGFRLGPEPRPISAAG; encoded by the coding sequence ATGCGGTCCACGGAGCAGCTGGACCGCTCCGAAGCGCTGCGGCTCCTGGGCACCGTGCCGCTGGGCCGCATCGTCTTCACCCACCAGGCGCTGCCGGCCATTCGGCCGATGAACCACGTCGTCGAGGGGGAGAACGTGGTCGTCCGGCTCGACGAAGGTGCTTCACGCGCATCGCTCGTGGCGATGCCCGGCACACCTGACATCGTCCTCGCCTACGAAGCCGACTCCATCGACCCCGACACGCATCTCGGCTGGAGTGTCGTGGTGATCGGCTACGCCGAGCTCGTCGAGAACCGCAACGACGCCGAACGGCTTGAGGCGCTGCTCGACCCGTGGACGAACCAGCCGATGGCCGGCGTGCTGCGCATCCGGGCCGAACTCGTCACAGGGTTTCGCCTGGGGCCGGAACCTCGGCCGATTTCCGCCGCCGGGTGA
- a CDS encoding CBS domain-containing protein has translation MPASQYTVSDVMTHTAVAIGREASYKEIVELMDQWKVSAVPVLEGEGRVVGVVSEADLLPKEEFRRDDPRLPDQMEEASKAGGVLAEELMSSPAVTVHPDATLAEAARIMARKHVKRLPVVNGVGMLEGVVSRSDLLKVFLRTDEEIEEEIRDAVLAELAPPVDLQASVKDGVVTLRGSLRSRALVPLVARAIRAVEGVVDVRMELEGQPAGAA, from the coding sequence ATGCCCGCGTCCCAGTACACCGTCAGCGACGTCATGACCCATACGGCCGTGGCCATCGGCCGCGAGGCTTCCTACAAGGAGATCGTCGAGCTGATGGACCAGTGGAAAGTCAGTGCTGTTCCCGTCCTGGAGGGCGAGGGGCGTGTCGTGGGGGTCGTCTCCGAGGCGGATCTGCTGCCGAAGGAGGAGTTCCGGCGGGACGACCCCCGGCTTCCCGATCAGATGGAAGAGGCTTCCAAGGCGGGGGGTGTGCTGGCCGAGGAGCTGATGTCGAGCCCGGCCGTGACCGTGCACCCCGACGCCACGCTCGCCGAAGCTGCCCGGATCATGGCCCGCAAGCACGTGAAGCGCCTCCCCGTGGTGAACGGCGTGGGGATGCTGGAGGGAGTCGTCAGCCGGAGCGACCTGCTCAAGGTCTTCCTGCGCACCGACGAGGAGATCGAGGAGGAGATCCGCGACGCGGTTCTCGCCGAGCTCGCTCCCCCGGTAGATCTACAGGCATCGGTGAAGGACGGCGTCGTCACCCTGAGGGGATCTCTCCGTAGTCGCGCCCTGGTGCCGCTGGTGGCCCGCGCCATCCGTGCCGTGGAAGGCGTGGTGGACGTCCGGATGGAGCTGGAAGGGCAGCCCGCCGGAGCTGCCTGA